Below is a genomic region from Sulfolobales archaeon.
GGGATAGAGATGCTCCTCTGAATATGAGATCCGCTAGCCCCATCAGCACAAGGGCCTTAGATATGATCCCGATTGTAGGTGGTAGCCCAGATATTGTTAGAAAGCCTAGGAGCGATGACATAGCTGTGTAGGGCATCTTAGATGCGAAGCCACCCATCCTATATATATTCCTCAAACCCCCAGCACCAACTATTATGTTTCCAGCAGCCATGAAGAGGGATGCCTTTCCAAGTGCGTGGCTGAGATAGTGGAGCAGAGCCCCAGCTATCCCTGGGGGGCTCATGGTTGCTAGACCTAGGAGCATATAGCCCATCTGTGATATGCTGCTATATGCTAGGAGCCTCTTGAAATCCTCCTGATATAGGGCTAAGACCCCACCATATATTATTGTTATGAGCGCCCATGCTATTAGGTGCCATTGATAGGCCTGCATAAGCCCTGGATAGAGGATAACGAGGATCCTATATATGCCGAGCCCAGCCAAACCTATTAGGTTAGGGCTTAGAAGAGCAGATACAGGTGTTGGGGCCTCGGCATGGGCATATGGGAGCCATATGTGGAAGCCAAATGCTGGGAGCTTTATCAAAAGCCCTATCAATATAAGGGCGAAGGATATGCTTCTCAGAGCCTGATCCGCTATGGATCCTGAGCCTCCAACTGGGTATAGACGATCCCCGCTGACCGCTATGAAGTCGAAGCTCCCTATTGAAAGGCCATATATAAAGGATCCTATGAGGAAGAGGAATGCACCAGCATGTGTCCATATGAAGTAGAGGAAGGCTATCCTTATCCTATCTCCATACCCATATAATGCTATTAATATAAATGATGTTAGCAGCGACACCTCTAGGAAGAGGTAGAACTCAACCATATTAGTGGATAGGGCTACCCCCAGCATCGATGCTGCGAATAATGTGTAGT
It encodes:
- a CDS encoding complex I subunit 5 family protein, with the translated sequence MYLLLSSIAVPAIASFISLALSRRVSPRAHMMISTISLTYSAIAVLIAAILGIPYLDKPISLGPPIGYIGFILDQFNLPVVVGVLIVSIFVAIYSKPYMEHRFHELGGGSWGVYYLNYTLFAASMLGVALSTNMVEFYLFLEVSLLTSFILIALYGYGDRIRIAFLYFIWTHAGAFLFLIGSFIYGLSIGSFDFIAVSGDRLYPVGGSGSIADQALRSISFALILIGLLIKLPAFGFHIWLPYAHAEAPTPVSALLSPNLIGLAGLGIYRILVILYPGLMQAYQWHLIAWALITIIYGGVLALYQEDFKRLLAYSSISQMGYMLLGLATMSPPGIAGALLHYLSHALGKASLFMAAGNIIVGAGGLRNIYRMGGFASKMPYTAMSSLLGFLTISGLPPTIGIISKALVLMGLADLIFRGASLSPGLLALVIIAAISGFGFTIAYSFITMKRIFFGGLGEAGEKASEAPIEAVASITVIAMASVAILVLGYLIVNPLSSAIASIMPILLR